Genomic DNA from Coregonus clupeaformis isolate EN_2021a chromosome 9, ASM2061545v1, whole genome shotgun sequence:
CCTGACATGAGGATAAATATTCGTAAATTAGCATTCCTTTTCAGGTCGAAGACCCATTGGGAAACATGAATGAGTGAATGCACACATAAATACGTAGCATGGTGTGAGGCACGTAGCTGCCTCATTCATGTAATCCTCTCTGACATTGCCCTTGTGCCGAAAATCTCCCAATTATTCCATTCATGAAATCTTGGTATCACGCTTGCGCAATGAAATTCGGAGTCCTCCCATTCATAAAAATGTAACCTCTGCATTTGAGCTCTGAGTCGTTCTGCCCTCCCATTCACAAAAAAATCTGTCAATGCATCTGCGCAGTATGTTCTTTACCCTCCCATTCATAAAAACCCATTTCCCCATGTAGTTGCAGCATCGTATCAAAAACCTGTGTCCTGACCGCAGTACGCATCGAGTGGATAGTGTTCAATAATTTTTCACCTTGGCCTTTTTCTGTACTTGGGAGTAATATCTTTGGAATATACATGCAGTCGTCAACCTCAACAGAGAAATGCGCTGCTAGTCTGGAAAAGTAAGTTATTCTCTCGGATTTATGACGTTTTCGACAAAGGCTAGGCGGGTTTGGGTATCCCatcatattttggttgaacaaATTAGAATACTGTTGTGTTCACTTTAGTTTTGTGGCTTACATGGGTGCGCTGGGGGAAAAAACTGCTTGCTCTTTTGCAAACAAGCTGTCCCCGTCTTTACAATTTGTCAATATTTACCCATGGATCCTACAAGGTTGTGGGCAAGAGATTCATAATCATACGAGCGGATGAAATAAAACGAGTCTCAACGCAGCTTTATTTTTTCTCTCGTTTATTATTATAGGCCAGGTTGTAAACCGTGGTTAAAAACAAATAGTCTAACGTATTAGTTACGGACTGCTCACCATTCGCATTATCGAGGATCTTTGCGTGACGCTTCTCTGCAGCGTTTGAGCTGGCACATCATGTGCATATGTCAGGTGGTTTTGTAATCTATTCCTTTAAATAACTCAACGTTTTAAAAGAAACCGTTTGTCCAATAAAATGAAGCAGTGTTTTGGTCTAAACTGTCACCCTCCTTTCATAAACCAATAGCGACTTGCGCGTAAAAAAACAGCCTATGTTCTGTATGCGACTTGGCTATTGTGAATTACTTGTCGAATAAAATGCTATCATCGTGTCTCGATCAATATTTTATTCCGATTTTACATTTATTTAATATTTCTAACGACTGTGGTGCCGCGTCGCCTCCGATTTTAATCACTCAATTCACCCGCATTGAGGGGAGGGGGACACTTGTACCTTCTGTGGATTCACTAGGGTCCTACATTTGATCAGTAGCATTTGTCCCCCTGCCAGCAATGTGGCAACAGGTTTGTTCAGTTTTTCAGGTTTGTTCTTCATAAGCTGGTTTTGGCAGATCTGAGAGACACAGCATTATAGTCACAATTAGGCTATATTCAGGTTCTGTGATTATTTCTCTGGCAAATGATCTGACAATCATATCATCATTATTTTAATTAAATTATATTTTGAGAGATGTATTGATCAACACTAGGAAATATTATAAAGTTGATAGAATTCCCCTATACATGTTATTTTCTCTACATAGCCTACTCTGTCATTCATGATATATAGACTATAGGTCGGTTTTCAAACAACTCTTTAATGACTTCATACTTAATGCATTTCTACTTCCTTATGTCCTGTAGGCCTATTGGGGAGTTAAATATGTGTAGCTATTGTTTAGCTTACTTACTCATTCTAGTTTTCTTCATTTTTAAGAGTGACGATGAGGCATACTGGCTTGTAGTCATATGGAACTATATCTCTTTTCGTGCATGCAGACTTATCTCCAAACACTAGTGTCTGCCTTTTGTAAAGATCAAATGGGTACATTTGTTATTTGTTATACTACCATGAATAATTGTTAGTTAGGCCTACTTCAATGGTTTTTAACTACACGCATTGTCTAGCCCTGtcatatagcctaggcctacttcatGCTATCAGTACATAAAGAAGAACTTACCTTTAAGGAAAAATTAACACAGACCAAATGCAATCAAATCAACATTGCGCATGGATTTATGGATCCTCaccaatcatcatcatcataaaaataaaaaaaagcaataTCTATTTCATGAATCTATGACTGGTCCTTTGGTGAATGTATTTATAGCACTTAAAGTCATGTGTTAGTCTCAATCTGGTCTATGGGGCCCTTCTTGGTCTTAATCTAATTTGGCCTAGGCTGTAATTATTGCCTGCAAGTCTTCCAATTAATGTTGGCCTTTTGGTATATCTTTCTCATGAGAAAGTGTGGAATGTGAATTGAGTAAATTATATATTAATGTCGATTGAATTGCATTTGAAAACAAGGTCTTATTAGAATGTATTTGAAATAATGAGCTTGTGAATATTAGTTATAAACTGATACAGGACGTTCTCTGAATGTAACTTTCATCAGTACCATCTACTGCTATGAGTCATTGTTGAGAATATACATTTTATGCTGACTCATGTTTTGTACAACCACCGACTGAGAGCCTCGTGTTAGATATGGGTTTGTGTAAGTAGGTTAGCCATTCCAGGAGGCTGACTGTCATCTCTATGTTTCTGCAGGACTGCTAGATGTTGAGCTCTCTGTTTGCTGTATGAGGGACACAACTGCACAGATGGAGTCAAGGGTTCCCCACCACATCCCCGGAGTGTCTTCTTCCATCATATCCCAGACGTTGCTGGACAGTAGTGTCCCCTATGGAAGGCTACAGCACCCACTCACCATCTTCCCTATCGACCAGATGAAGTCCTCTCACATGGAGAACGACTATATTGACAGTCCAGCTGTGGTCTCCCAGCAACCCCCCAGCCAGAAGGTTGCCAAAAGGGGGCCCAACGAGCCACTGCTAGGGGCCCCTCAGCTGGCGCGCTGCGACCCCAACGACGCCACCACGCACCCCTGGATCTCCTTCAGCGGGCGGCCCAGCTCCatcagcagtagcagcagcacctCGTCAGACCAGAGGTTGCTGGACCACGCAGCCCCTACCCCCGTGGTGGACCACAGCTCCACAgtagtcaccaccaggaccccctgtTGCGAGCCCAAGGTGCTCACCTCCAAGCCTCTGGACCTAAAGGCTGCTGCCCAGGGGGCCATGGCGGCGGACAAGAAGCACATGCTGCTGTGTGAGACATGTGGGAAGTGCCGCTGCACAGAGTGCACCCTGCCCCGGACCCTGCCTTCCTGCTGGGTGTGCAACCAGGAGTGCCTGTGCTCGGTGCAGAGCCTGGTGGACTCGGCCACCTGCATGTGCCTGGTCAAGGGCATTTTCTACCATTGCACCGAGGATGAGGACGATGAGGGCTCTTGCGCCGACCGCCCATGCTCCTGCCACCAGTCTAACTGCTGCGCACGCTGGTCCTTCATGGCAGCCATGTCCCTGGTGCTGCCCTGTATGGTGTGCTACCTGCCCGCCATGGGCTGTGTCAAACTGTTGCAGAAGTGCTACGATAAAACCAGCCGCCCGGGCTGCCGCTGCAAGAACTCCCAGCAGGCCTGTAAGAGCATGGAGGCCAAGGCTGGAGGCCAGGAGAAACAGGCCTCATGATACTAACTGGCTGTTGCCTTATCAATACCCTCTGGATAGACCAATCCCCCCACCTGATGGAGGACTTCCCAAAAACGATGGTACTTACAGAAGGGTTCACACCTGTCCTTCTCGGTTCTAGTGATGTTATGCCACACAAGTCAAAATAGGTCTGTCTGCTAGATCTGTTGGCCTAGACAACTGCTTGCCTCAGAACCCATCCTTATAAGTGTAACAGACTGGTGGATTTTGTTTTATAATATGGCTGAAGGCACAAGTCATACTCCCTCTATACTGCTCTGAATTTCAAGCTTCATCATAGCTAGCTACGCCATGACAAATTGGACCCCAGTTGTTGTTCCCCTAACATAAAGCTATATGTTTGAGAAAATAACCCTGTTCCAAAGCAGTTTCCATCAAATATTTGCAAACTGTTGATTTTCCTTTTTGGTAGTTTAGGATACTTCAAGTGAAACTACCACCCACTCTCCCCTATATATGAACATTCTTTAGGTTTCAGTCACATACAAGCTTTCCTGTTGCTAGCTTGATGTTGAGCTTTTTAGGTCAAGGTGACAAGGTAGTCATGTGGCTTTGGAGCGATGGTCTGTTTTTTATATTCTTGCTCGTACGATATAAGGTCATACCACAAGTGAGTGAAAAACTGTTTAGGATTGCCTGACTTGATCACTTTCCATTTCCTTGAGGGGAAACGTAATATGGATTTTAACCTTGCTTTTACCAATCACTTCAGAAAAATCGCATGTCATGCCCTACGTGATGTAACTTAGTGCTTAACCCCAGGGCTAGATGTGGATGCGTTGTAGAAAAACCTCCTCAGGGATTGTTCCTCATCAGTAGAATTTGGTCTAGCACGTAAAAACTGCCTGAAAGCCCAGTTGACTTCACTTTGCACAAGAGGCAAAGAACCGTTTAAATTGTGAATTATTTAGGAAGATTGAGAGGAAATGGCTGGAAAATAGCATtttcaggaagagggagaaggtaGAGTGAAGTTTTACCGTATCTAGCCAGCCTTAGTTGAGTCCAATCTGCCACTTGCACAACCTTTTTAGATGAAGCAAACCTCTTATGATGGACTAAAGCACATTATTAGGTATAAAGGCTTAATGTATTTTGCATTACTCAGTGAACTACTTCGAGTCCACATTGTATACCCAActactaaaaaaaaaaaagctgagtTTGTCTTCTGTTAGAAATATTCTTTATCTTAATTTTCTCAATCTATTTTTGTGGCTTGCATGGAGTTCCAAGGTCTTTGCCAAAATGAGTTTAGTATAGCTTGTTTAGCTGTCTAAGGGATCATATTTGTTATGCACTTGCCAAATGGTCAGAAGGCAATTGCTCTTAAAGGTACAGTGCCCTTTTTTGCAGTTTGCTACAGTTTGGTATAATTCTGTCACGTTGGTTCCAAGGTCCCCTACTAACATTAGGACCTGTCACAAAGCAGAACACATACAGGAAAAAACACTGTTCTTAGTCTTGAATGTATAAGGCAATATTACTTTCAAATGTTTGCAATTCAATCCAAGGAAAGGTGCCAAAATGGGGAATGATGTTGTGGCTGGCAAAGCCAGGGAAAAATTGCAAATGTGTTGACAATATGTTATAGAAATAGACCTATGCAGGTGACATGCTGTTGTAAATAGTTTCAAGACACGTGTTCTTTAGAAGAGTTTTAAATGTCCTCGAAAAATTGCATGGTACATTATAACTACAATTCAGTACAAAATATATAGAGATATGTAGATATATATTTTGGGGGTGAGGttgaggggaagagggaggggggggagggctAGATCTTTCTATCACAAGCACTTGACTTAGAGAGTGTGTCCTGCAATAAAAATACCTCTGTTTTATGCTATTCATGCCTCATTAGCAGGAGAGAGGCGAAGCTAATTCCCAGTCCCTCAGTGCCCCTGAAACTGTGGATTCATTGAATCCACTGAAGGAATACAATTTCGGCCTATCCGGATCAACCCATTTCGTCCTGTTTGTGCTCAGTGTCGCAACTTTATTTCCCTCCCCAAGTTGTCCGACAAATACCCTGGCCTTGATTGACAAATACAGCTGCTGTGCATAAATTGTAAAAACCACCGGTAGGGAAAGAGAACTCTCTCAAGCTACATTCCATTCCATTTTGTTTAATAGTGGTTCTCTTTTGCTTCTGTCTttttttgtctctgtctctcaatccTTAGCTCCAAACTGTGTTAGCTTTATGTTTATGCCATGTGTTTGCTGTCCTGTTAAGGTATTGAATGATTACCAACCATGACAACTCAATGATGAATCCTTTTTTTCTGTTAGAATGCTGTGACTTAAACTCCATTTTGTGGTACACTGTGGCCACTAGAATTTTCTTCAACTCAATCAAAAGAACCTTCCAAACTGCTATTCAAGTTCTTTGCCTTTGCCATGTCAATGTTGATTGAAAAAGAGCTTTGTGCTTTTGTTTTGTTAAAATATAACAAAAAGAAAAAATCTCACATATAACATTTTCCCTTTATAGATATATTTATTTTGAAGTTCTATTTTATATAGTATTTATTTAGATGCCAACTTTTGTTTGTGAAGAAAGCTTATGTCGAAACGGAATGTACATTGACATTGGGAATATATATTGTTAAATATAAACAAGTTGTGGTGTCCTTTTTGTCTCTTATTACTGACATTCATCTACTTGAATCGTACACAAATCATACACAAACTGAACTCTTAGACAGACAGGAACCATATCAGTACATACTCTGGCTTTCTGCCATGTCTTTTCAAGATGCGCATGGTTGGAGGAAGATGGTTATGTTTTAAAGCTACAAAGGAGTTCTGTTTCCTGAGTTAGACTTAGTTAGTAATTTTGTTGATCTGGAGCTGGAGAGTTATGGTTGAAAGTTACAAAATAAAAACACGGGCCAGAAAAAGCCTGTTTCCTGCTCATTCTCAGAGGAACAAATTAAAACAGTTAATCATGTTAAATCAGAACATTTAGTGGTTTTCACTGTTTCATTTGAACGCTTCCACTTTCTGAATTCCCTTCCTCTTAGTTTGAATGTTATTATTCTCATATAAAATAGCGGTAAGCCTCATTCCAATTCAGGCCAGAAAAAGCAGCTTGACCCTACATTTTTCTGAAAGAAAATATTACATGTTACGGCTAATAATTCAGATATTTCCTTACTCAGACAGAAACATGCCCTGGTCAAATTTGGATAACATCCTTGACCAATCAAAGTCAAAGATAGGGTCTTGGTTGTGTGTAAGTGTAAGTAGGAAAGACCGTGCTGAGCAAATCCTTTCCTCTATTTGGAAACCACGGCAACATGAGAGGGTATTATCCTTCCAAGTTGTGCGTGCAAACAACACTGACTGCCTGCATAATTAAGGGTATTCTATGTCTAGATGTGAAACATTCCTTTTCTCCCAACAAGCACACCACCGTACATGGCTGGAatatcccccccccaccccacaggtGTGGCAGGGCCCTGTTTCCTGAGTGTTACCTGTGAGCACCTGGGGGAGATGAGTGAGGAGCTGAGTTGACTTCCCCTCCTGGCTGAGCCGGGGCTTCCGCAGCAGCATGTGGCGCTGGGGCCTGTCTGTCAGAGCAGGTGAGATCTGAGAAAAAAAACCTGCCTGtttacctgcctgcctgtcatcTCCCCACCCTGCGCTACGCTacgctccctccttccctcccacacaccaccaccacatcatCAGCTCAGGCATTTTAAATGGGAGCAAGTAAAGTGAACAAACCCCGCTCTCTCATACAGCAGAGAGAAACAGTAATGCTGGTAGGGGCAGTATTATTATCTTAACTAACCCCAGTGTTTCTTGGCTGAGCTGTTAGGAAGTGTGCTGCTTCATGCTTAAGGTCAGCGCACAATGTTGAGAATAAGGTCGTCACACCCATTCACACAGCATATTCTCACCCTGCAGGTTAGAACGGCTGTGCTTTCTTGCTGATAGCTCCCATATGCAGCACTTCCTAAATCCCATTATGATCAAAGTTGTGAAAATATATGTAAAAGCGGGGTTacatataataatataaaaataCAGTTATGGCCGACTTCTTCGAATACAGTACCAGTTCCTACAGCTTTTATTCTGGTTTGTCCTTACTCTGATAGTATAATTCTCATAgattttattcgtcacatgcggcaaatacaatgggtgtagactttatcttgaaatgcttgcttacaagcccttcccaatgatGTCCCAATGAGttaaaaaatattatttaaaataaaaatagtaacacaagaggaataaaatacacaataattaagctatatacagggagtaccagtaccagatcagtgtgcaggggtacgaggtatgtgaggtagatacagtgccttcggaaagtattcagactgcttgactttttccacattttgatacgttacagccttattctaaaattgcttaaatatttgtttttttctcaccaatctacacgcaataccccataatgacaaagcaaaaacatgtttttagaaattgaaactgaaatatcacatttacagaagtattcagaccctttgctatgagactctaaattgagctcaggtgcatcctgtttccattgatcatcattgagatgattctacaacttgactggagtccacctgtggtaaattcaattgattggacatgatttggaaaggcacacacctgtctatataaggtcccacagttgacagtgcatgtcagagcaaaaaccaagccatgagctggaaggaattgtccgtagagctccgagacaggattgtgtcggggcacagatctggggaacggtaccaaaaaatttatgcagcattgaatgtccccaaaaacacagtggcctccatcaatcttaaatggaagaagtttggaaccaccaagactcttcctagagctggccgcacggccaaactgagcaattgggggagaagggccttggtcagggaggtgaccaagaacccgatggtcactctcacagagctccagagttcctctgtggagatgagagaaccttccagaaggacaaacatctctgcagcactccaacaatcaggcctttatggtagagtggccagacggaagccactcctcagtaaaaggcgcatgacagcccgcttcgagtttgccaaaaggcacttaaaggactcccagaccatgagaaacaagattctctggtctgatgaaaccaaaattgaactttttggcctgaatgccaagcgtcacatctggaggaaacctggcaccatccctacggtgaagcacgggggtggcagcatcatgctgtggggatgtttttcagcggcagggactgggagactagtcaggatcgagggaaagatgaacggagcaaagtacagagagatccttgatgaaaaaaccggctccagagcgctcaggacctcagactggggtgaaggttcaccttccaacaggacaacaaccccaagcacacagccaagacaacgcaggagtggcttcgggacaagtctctgaatgtccttgaatggcccagccagagcccagacttttacccgatcgaacatctctggagatacctgaaaatagctgtgcagcgacgctccccatccaacctgacagagcttgagaggatctgcagagaagaatgggagaaactcaacaaatacaggtgtgccaagcttgtagcgtcatacccaagaagacttgagtctgtaatcgctgctaaaggtggttcaataaagtgctgagtaaagtgtctgaatacttatgtaaatgtaatatttctaaaaacctgtttctgctttgtcattatggggtattgtgtgtagattgatgagggataaaaaaaaaaaaaaaaaagttacgttacagcctcattttttgaatgaggctgtaacgtaactaaatgtggaaaaaatcaaggggtctgaatactttccgaatgcactgtatgtacataaaggcagggtaaagtgactaggcatcaggatagataataataagagtaaaataaagaacagagtagcagcagcatatgatgagtgtgaaagtgtgtgtatatgtgtgtgtgtgtgtgtgtgtatgtatgtgtgcatgtgtgtgttgtgttggtatgcatgtgtgtgttatgtgtgtgtgtgtgtatgtagataGTCTGGGTTTAATATTTAAAATCCTGTGAGTCAATCTAATTAACATGATTAAAAAATCCCcttcaaaatccgtcagtttaaactcaatccaccacatccactgatatcggccttccgcatctgctgtggaaagtggcagagctacagcactgtttgtcagaccaggagacatcccagaAATCAGTATActcatgaaaacgtctgtaggtgtagcgtccgaacggtttggccaaCTAACTATTAtgaccctctatggaaagatgagactctcatgaacacgatggtgttctccgttttgctctacccccacaagtgtcacgggaatCATCTGAAaataacccatacaaatgaatggaaggaagaatggaggtagttttgtgccaacaaaagaAAGCGGTAAAACAATtgtgcaaaaaacaacaatatTTTCTCAGCTTTCtcatatctcctagatataggagaGAAACtttaaaaccttattccttatgataccttttttgactgtcttttttgctaTTTATGAAAGTGTTgcattcaatgcatttctatattttatcaaatcatttttaaatatttgtttttatacatacaggggtcctaaaattcaaaatcaaatagcttaaTGATCCacggtatgaccatcttaaaacaattctatatgttagcttagtagaaccccccccaatgtggaggtcctggatggcagggagcttgaccacagtgatgtactgggccgtctgcACCACCCTCAGTGGCGCTCTGCGGTcgagggcggtgcatttgccatacatAATGGTGAAGTAGCCAGTCAAGATGGTCTCATACTACATGTATATACTCTGATTGTCCTTGTAATTATCTGTAATCTTGTTTTTCGTGTTACGAGTGTATAGTGTTTTCTTTGACTCACTACTATGCTGTAGTGCCTGCTGGCGATAGCAAAGCCCTTCTTTCAACAGAAGTGTGTCACCAGCCCTCCACCTATAGAGGACTTTGTTCTGTGCAGGCCACATGTGACCTACTGTAAGGCCACACCTTTCTGGaagtcacagagagagaaagccacAGCCACAGCAGACACACAGTTGGACTGTCAAAACAGATGCCAATCACCCTGTCCAACTTTGGCCACATAACATCCGTTGATCCTTCTCTCTTCTTTTGCTGTTTTCTTTGCTGGGTGTATCTCATGTTCAGCAGCCATTTTGTGCAGCCAGTTAGTCTGTGCTGTGACTGGAACAGACCTGTCTGCACATTTCCCAAGTAAACTCATCCATGTTGATTTGGTTCAAGTAAACGTCCCCTTGCAGTTTGGATGACATATTGCAAAAGTCCTTTCCACATCTGGTGTAGTACTCattcccccccactctctctcccactctctactAGTAGTGAATACAAATGACATGCACTAGAGAGAAAGAGTCAAACAAAAGTGCCTCTGAATGATTTGTGAGGTCAGGGAATTGGAGGAGAGATCATTCTGGGTTTTCCTACGGGACATGTGCAGGTCTGCAGGAATGCACGCTCAGATGGA
This window encodes:
- the LOC121574033 gene encoding protein sprouty homolog 4-like — its product is MRDTTAQMESRVPHHIPGVSSSIISQTLLDSSVPYGRLQHPLTIFPIDQMKSSHMENDYIDSPAVVSQQPPSQKVAKRGPNEPLLGAPQLARCDPNDATTHPWISFSGRPSSISSSSSTSSDQRLLDHAAPTPVVDHSSTVVTTRTPCCEPKVLTSKPLDLKAAAQGAMAADKKHMLLCETCGKCRCTECTLPRTLPSCWVCNQECLCSVQSLVDSATCMCLVKGIFYHCTEDEDDEGSCADRPCSCHQSNCCARWSFMAAMSLVLPCMVCYLPAMGCVKLLQKCYDKTSRPGCRCKNSQQACKSMEAKAGGQEKQAS